The following proteins are co-located in the Acidobacteriota bacterium genome:
- a CDS encoding sulfoxide reductase heme-binding subunit YedZ has translation MSLHLALVLLCLVPAGRLAWGLVSGDLGPNPVDTLTKETGTWALRLLLASLAVTPLRRLTGWHGIIRYRRTLGLLAFCYAVLHAATWSVFDHALDLDHLIADVVRRPFITAGFTAFVLMVPLAATSTAAAIRRLGRRWQLLHRLVYVSAAAGVVHYYWLVKADTTAPFRYAMVLVALLGLRVGFWLGARHKRTQMGSG, from the coding sequence CTGTCCCTTCACCTCGCGCTCGTGCTCCTGTGCCTCGTGCCGGCCGGACGGCTGGCCTGGGGGCTTGTCTCCGGCGACCTCGGCCCGAACCCGGTCGACACGCTGACGAAGGAGACGGGCACGTGGGCCCTGCGGCTGCTGCTGGCCTCACTGGCGGTGACGCCGCTGCGGCGGCTCACCGGCTGGCACGGCATCATCCGGTATCGGCGGACGTTGGGCCTGCTCGCGTTCTGCTACGCGGTGCTGCACGCGGCCACCTGGTCGGTGTTCGACCACGCGCTCGACCTCGATCACCTGATCGCGGATGTCGTCCGCCGGCCGTTCATCACCGCTGGCTTCACGGCCTTCGTCTTGATGGTGCCGCTCGCGGCCACGTCCACCGCGGCCGCGATCCGCCGGCTCGGCCGCCGCTGGCAGCTCCTCCACCGGCTCGTCTACGTCAGTGCCGCCGCCGGCGTCGTCCACTACTACTGGCTCGTCAAGGCCGACACGACGGCGCCGTTCCGCTACGCGATGGTGCTCGTGGCGTTGCTCGGCCTGCGGGTCGGTTTCTGGCTCGGCGCGCGCCACAAGCGAACGCAAATGGGGTCGGGATGA
- a CDS encoding IPT/TIG domain-containing protein: protein MILRRSRTSRAFVPAWVGARRSLAAGTCLLALGLVVVSAALAGAQTKTKWYLAEGATGDFDTEILIGNPHAQPVDIKITWILPSTTPAVAPTTFTMAPTSRRTVRIKDIPGLANTAVSAIVESTNTPALDIVVERSMYWLHETLPKGHNSSGVLAPSTTWYLAEGATGDFRNFILIANPDPDPARVAQVTLTFLRDGGAPPVSRAIPGGVAGGERKTMFVNLDVPELANASFSTRVESTNGVPVIVERAMYFPSASPGFPGPVGHESGGVTALSTRWVFGEGVTGGVAPNPIFDTFLLLANPGATTARVKVTYAKEGGERFEQTVAVDPGLDMPPNSRKTIWVNLDIPGFANAAFSMEVESDVPILAERAVYWGNGTPATWREAHNSPGATAEATAWAFAEGLDGGFGVTGILYQSYFLVANTSTTTPLELKVTFVREDGTGLVKTYAGAQAVPPGSRFTFASWQFPELSNQRFATFIESTNGTAFVAERAVYWGIGFVGGHNSLGTPWSGAVATPPAVPEPAITSISPNEAFTAGGITATITGTDLAFPAAVTIGGTPATNVLVWNATTITLVVPPGTAGAKDVVVTSRGIPKTLVGAFTYTTPPAPVVTSLSVTLGPTYGGTSVTLTGQNFTANMTVNFGGTPVTSFIFDGATQVRVVTPPRAAGATFVQVSNQFGTSTTAGNAFTYQKATATNVILAFGDSITYGVYSVLDPTTGSINRVFPASGTDPNTYPMRLRTRLAGTYPTQTISITNSGEPGEGVRVNIFGGSIGMDRIKTALQPAQDLVIILEGFNDVSAGETGTNILNGLRSMVSDARGRGKYVIVCSLTPIKPDAVGGEYPANPTQVANISNAIGSLVPTWNAEFGGGVYFFDMFNQLPLSAISPDGLHPSVGGYDLMSLLLHNFIEANFEVVPPPAP, encoded by the coding sequence TTGATTCTCCGACGTTCGCGCACCAGCCGTGCCTTCGTCCCCGCCTGGGTGGGTGCTCGCCGGTCGCTCGCCGCGGGCACCTGTCTCCTCGCCCTGGGGCTCGTTGTCGTGTCTGCCGCGCTGGCCGGCGCGCAGACCAAGACGAAGTGGTACCTCGCCGAAGGGGCCACGGGCGACTTCGACACCGAGATCCTGATTGGCAACCCCCACGCCCAGCCGGTCGACATCAAGATCACGTGGATCCTGCCGTCGACGACGCCCGCCGTGGCGCCGACGACGTTCACCATGGCCCCGACGAGCCGGCGGACGGTTCGCATCAAGGACATCCCCGGCCTCGCGAACACCGCCGTGTCGGCCATCGTCGAGAGCACCAACACGCCGGCCCTCGACATCGTCGTCGAGCGGTCGATGTACTGGCTGCACGAGACGCTGCCGAAGGGACACAACTCGTCCGGTGTGCTTGCGCCCTCGACGACCTGGTACCTCGCCGAGGGCGCCACGGGCGATTTCCGGAACTTCATCCTCATCGCCAACCCCGATCCCGACCCGGCCCGTGTCGCGCAGGTCACGCTGACCTTCCTGCGTGACGGCGGCGCGCCACCGGTGTCGCGAGCGATTCCCGGCGGCGTGGCCGGCGGCGAACGCAAGACGATGTTCGTGAACCTCGACGTGCCGGAACTCGCCAACGCGTCGTTCTCGACGCGGGTCGAGTCGACCAACGGTGTGCCCGTCATCGTCGAGCGCGCGATGTACTTCCCATCCGCGTCGCCGGGCTTTCCCGGCCCCGTCGGCCACGAGAGCGGCGGCGTGACGGCGCTCTCGACACGGTGGGTTTTCGGCGAGGGCGTTACGGGCGGCGTCGCGCCGAACCCGATCTTCGACACCTTCCTGCTGCTCGCCAACCCGGGAGCGACCACGGCGCGCGTGAAGGTGACCTACGCCAAGGAAGGCGGCGAGCGATTCGAGCAGACGGTCGCCGTCGATCCGGGCCTCGACATGCCGCCGAACTCGCGCAAGACGATCTGGGTGAACCTCGACATCCCGGGCTTCGCCAACGCGGCGTTCTCCATGGAGGTCGAGTCGGACGTCCCCATCCTGGCCGAACGTGCCGTCTACTGGGGGAACGGGACGCCGGCCACGTGGCGCGAGGCGCACAACTCGCCGGGCGCCACGGCCGAGGCCACGGCGTGGGCGTTTGCCGAGGGGCTCGATGGCGGCTTCGGCGTCACGGGCATCCTCTACCAGTCGTACTTCCTCGTGGCCAACACGAGCACGACAACGCCTCTCGAGCTGAAGGTCACCTTCGTGCGCGAGGACGGCACCGGCCTGGTGAAGACCTACGCCGGCGCGCAGGCCGTGCCGCCCGGCAGCCGGTTCACGTTCGCGTCGTGGCAGTTCCCGGAGTTGAGCAACCAGCGATTCGCGACGTTCATCGAATCGACCAACGGCACGGCCTTCGTCGCCGAGCGCGCGGTCTACTGGGGCATCGGCTTCGTCGGCGGCCACAACAGCCTCGGCACGCCGTGGAGCGGCGCGGTGGCGACCCCACCGGCCGTGCCGGAGCCGGCCATCACGTCCATTTCGCCCAACGAGGCGTTCACGGCGGGGGGCATCACCGCCACGATCACCGGCACCGACCTGGCGTTTCCGGCCGCGGTGACCATTGGCGGCACGCCCGCGACGAACGTACTCGTGTGGAACGCGACGACGATCACGCTCGTTGTCCCGCCGGGCACGGCAGGGGCGAAGGATGTCGTCGTCACGAGCCGGGGGATCCCGAAGACGCTCGTCGGGGCGTTCACCTACACGACGCCGCCGGCGCCGGTCGTCACGTCGCTCTCGGTCACCCTGGGCCCCACGTACGGCGGCACGTCGGTCACGCTGACCGGGCAGAACTTCACGGCCAACATGACGGTGAACTTCGGCGGCACGCCGGTGACGTCGTTCATCTTCGACGGCGCCACACAGGTGCGGGTCGTCACGCCGCCGCGCGCGGCGGGCGCGACGTTCGTGCAGGTGTCGAACCAATTCGGCACGTCGACGACAGCCGGCAACGCGTTCACGTATCAGAAGGCGACGGCGACCAACGTGATCCTGGCCTTCGGGGACAGCATCACATATGGGGTCTACTCGGTACTCGACCCGACCACCGGTTCGATCAACCGTGTGTTTCCGGCGTCGGGTACCGACCCCAACACGTACCCGATGCGCCTGCGAACACGGTTGGCTGGCACCTACCCGACGCAGACCATCTCGATCACGAACTCCGGCGAACCCGGTGAGGGCGTCCGCGTGAACATCTTCGGCGGGTCGATCGGCATGGACCGCATCAAGACGGCCCTCCAGCCGGCGCAGGACCTCGTCATCATCCTCGAGGGTTTCAACGACGTCAGTGCCGGTGAGACCGGCACCAACATCCTCAACGGCCTGCGCTCGATGGTGAGCGACGCACGCGGGCGGGGCAAGTACGTCATCGTGTGCTCGCTGACGCCAATCAAACCCGACGCGGTGGGCGGTGAGTACCCGGCGAACCCGACCCAGGTGGCGAACATCAGCAACGCCATCGGCAGCCTCGTGCCGACGTGGAACGCCGAGTTCGGCGGCGGGGTCTACTTCTTCGACATGTTCAACCAGCTGCCGCTGAGCGCCATCTCGCCCGACGGCCTCCACCCGAGTGTCGGCGGCTACGACCTGATGTCGCTCCTGCTGCACAACTTCATCGAAGCGAATTTCGAGGTCGTGCCGCCGCCGGCACCTTGA
- a CDS encoding glycosyltransferase family 2 protein has translation MPPPVSVVVVNWNDRERLERCLRSLASAALDVIVVDNASDDGSADMVAREFPAVRLVRRAANDGFAAGVNAGVGASAMPFALVLNPDTEVAPPVVARLADTLAAYPRAGAVGGLLVDVANQPQAGFTVRRFPTVALWLVDLLLVDELWPGNPVTRRYLCADLDLDADVPLDVDQPAAACLLVRRAAFDAVGGFDEGFRPAWFEDVDFCRRLRAAGWRILLEPRARVVHEGGVSMRALGYADFSRIWYRNLLRYVRRHHSAAGHALVRLALTVGLPLRAVALAASGRGADARVCLTIVAEVWTRRA, from the coding sequence GTGCCCCCACCCGTCTCCGTTGTCGTCGTCAACTGGAACGACCGCGAGCGCCTCGAGCGCTGCCTGCGGTCGCTTGCCAGCGCCGCGCTCGATGTCATCGTCGTCGACAACGCCTCCGACGACGGCAGCGCCGACATGGTCGCACGTGAGTTCCCGGCCGTGCGACTGGTCAGGCGCGCGGCAAACGACGGGTTTGCCGCCGGCGTGAACGCGGGCGTCGGCGCGAGCGCGATGCCGTTTGCCCTGGTCCTGAACCCCGACACGGAGGTCGCGCCGCCGGTGGTCGCCCGCCTCGCGGATACCCTGGCGGCGTACCCGCGAGCCGGGGCGGTGGGTGGCCTGCTCGTCGACGTGGCCAACCAGCCTCAGGCAGGGTTCACCGTGCGCCGGTTCCCGACCGTGGCCCTGTGGCTCGTCGACTTACTCCTCGTCGACGAACTGTGGCCCGGCAACCCGGTGACGCGGCGGTATCTCTGCGCCGACCTCGATCTCGACGCCGACGTCCCCCTGGACGTGGACCAGCCGGCGGCCGCCTGTCTGCTCGTGCGCCGCGCGGCCTTCGACGCCGTCGGCGGCTTCGACGAGGGCTTCCGGCCGGCCTGGTTCGAGGACGTCGACTTCTGCCGTCGTCTGCGCGCGGCGGGTTGGCGGATCCTGCTCGAGCCGCGGGCGCGCGTGGTCCACGAGGGAGGCGTGTCGATGCGTGCGCTCGGATACGCCGACTTCTCCCGGATCTGGTACCGCAACCTCCTGCGGTACGTCCGCAGGCATCACAGCGCCGCCGGCCACGCGCTCGTCAGGCTCGCCCTGACGGTCGGCCTGCCGCTGCGCGCGGTGGCCCTCGCCGCGTCGGGCCGTGGGGCCGACGCGCGCGTGTGCCTCACCATCGTTGCCGAGGTCTGGACCCGCCGCGCATGA
- the msrP gene encoding protein-methionine-sulfoxide reductase catalytic subunit MsrP, whose translation MLIRNASDVRSSEITPEAVYVDRRRFLRTAAAGAAGVAAASWLAGRDAPLDVDAQTPLANLVTGPFSTDEKPNSFNDITRYNNFYEFGLDKEDPMRNAGRLTTRPWTVKVDGLVQKPVEFDIDALMRDHPLEERVYRFRCVEAWSMVIPWVGFPLADLLKRVEPLGKAQYVAFQTLLRPSEMPGQRTNVLEWPYVEGLRLDEAMHPLTLLSVGLYGKTLMNQNGAPIRLVVPWKYGFKSIKSIVRISLVERQPPTSWNRSAPQEYGFYSNVNPDVAHPRWSQARERRIGEFFRRPTLMFNGYADQVAGLYAGMDLKRQY comes from the coding sequence ATGCTGATCAGGAACGCGTCGGACGTGCGTTCGTCCGAGATCACCCCCGAGGCGGTGTACGTCGACCGCCGGCGCTTCCTGCGCACCGCGGCGGCAGGGGCGGCAGGCGTCGCGGCCGCGTCGTGGCTCGCCGGGCGTGACGCTCCGCTCGACGTCGATGCGCAGACACCGCTCGCCAACCTCGTCACGGGGCCCTTCTCGACCGACGAGAAGCCGAACTCGTTCAACGACATCACCCGGTACAACAACTTCTACGAGTTCGGTCTCGACAAGGAAGACCCGATGCGGAACGCCGGCCGGCTGACCACGCGGCCGTGGACCGTGAAGGTCGACGGCCTGGTCCAGAAGCCAGTCGAGTTCGACATCGACGCGCTGATGCGCGACCACCCGCTCGAGGAGCGGGTCTACCGTTTCCGGTGCGTCGAGGCATGGTCCATGGTGATTCCGTGGGTCGGCTTCCCGCTCGCCGACCTGCTGAAGCGAGTCGAACCGCTCGGCAAGGCGCAATACGTCGCGTTTCAGACGCTGCTGCGCCCGAGCGAGATGCCCGGGCAACGGACCAACGTGCTCGAGTGGCCCTACGTCGAGGGCCTGCGGCTCGATGAAGCCATGCACCCGCTGACCCTGCTTTCGGTCGGCCTCTACGGCAAGACGCTGATGAATCAGAACGGCGCGCCCATCCGGCTCGTCGTGCCCTGGAAGTACGGGTTCAAGAGCATCAAGTCGATCGTCCGGATCTCACTGGTCGAGAGACAGCCGCCGACGTCGTGGAACCGCTCGGCGCCTCAGGAGTACGGGTTCTATTCGAACGTGAACCCCGACGTCGCGCACCCCCGCTGGAGCCAGGCCCGCGAGCGACGGATTGGCGAGTTCTTCCGGCGGCCGACGCTGATGTTCAATGGGTACGCCGACCAGGTCGCCGGGCTGTACGCGGGGATGGATCTCAAGCGACAGTACTGA
- a CDS encoding IPT/TIG domain-containing protein → MSWRSVVPSPLSPPALPRRLHLFGHRTPRIALVAALVVGLTAAQAAAQGRSTWYLAEGATGDFDTEILIGNPHDQPVDITITWILPSTTPAVAPTMFTMPATSRKTVRVKDVAGLESTAVSAIVECTNDPALDIVVERSMYWLHGSLPKGHNAPGVTAPATTWYLAEGATGDFRDFILIANPDPDPTHVAQVTLTFLRDGGASAVTRSIPGGVAGGERKTMFVNLDVPELAVASFSTRVDSMNGVPVIVERAMYFPSWEQAFPGPLGHESSGVTALSTRWIFGEGVTGGVAPNPIFDTFLLLANPGWTPARVKVTYAKEGGTRFEQTVDVDPGLDMPPNSRKTIWVNLDIPGFANAAFSMEVQSDVPILAERAVYWGDGTPATWREAHNSPGATSEATAWAFAEGLDGGFDMSGILHQSYFLVANTNTTTPLELRVTFMREDGTGFVKQYAGTDAVPPGSRFTLASWQFPELSHQRFATFVESTNGTAFVAERAVYWGIGFVGGHNSLGTPWTSPVATPGELPLPSVLSVMPNRGPVSGGTPFTISGHNLASPATVTIAGQPATNVLVWNATTITGVTPPGPAGQQLVEVTSRGVTRTLQYFTYLLPASPMVTRILYAVSPSYGGEPVTLEGQNFTSDTRVFFGGREAASVIFDQVVQLRVVTPPHPAGPSFVQVSNAVGTTATPAGSFTFLKRTATDGVLAFGDGITAGYAPLLEPVLDLRYPEQAAAIVVTNGGQAGERTAQGLVRLQGLLASPNAWDLVVIMEGMGDAIDDVAASTVRARLGTMLDEVKGWGKLVVLCTLTPVTSGHGNPNPALVATYNGEIRTLATQTGVVLADFAAQFAGTPGFLSADGMHPTPAGYQMMAEYLAGLVETHFEAVWRPVP, encoded by the coding sequence GTGTCCTGGCGGTCGGTCGTTCCGTCTCCCCTCTCGCCTCCTGCCCTTCCGCGACGACTGCACCTCTTCGGCCACCGCACCCCGCGCATCGCGCTCGTCGCCGCGCTCGTGGTGGGCCTGACGGCCGCTCAGGCGGCAGCTCAGGGCCGCTCGACGTGGTATCTCGCCGAGGGGGCCACGGGCGACTTCGACACCGAGATCCTGATCGGCAACCCGCACGACCAGCCGGTCGACATCACGATCACCTGGATCCTGCCGTCGACGACCCCGGCGGTGGCCCCGACGATGTTCACGATGCCAGCCACGAGCCGGAAGACGGTCCGGGTGAAGGACGTCGCCGGGCTCGAGAGCACGGCCGTCTCGGCCATCGTCGAGTGCACCAACGACCCCGCCCTCGACATCGTCGTCGAACGCTCGATGTACTGGCTGCATGGCTCGCTGCCCAAGGGGCACAACGCGCCGGGCGTCACCGCCCCGGCGACGACGTGGTACCTGGCCGAGGGCGCGACAGGCGACTTCCGCGACTTCATCCTCATCGCCAACCCGGATCCCGACCCGACCCATGTGGCGCAGGTCACGCTGACCTTCCTCCGCGACGGCGGCGCGTCAGCGGTGACGCGCTCGATTCCCGGCGGCGTGGCTGGCGGCGAACGCAAGACGATGTTCGTGAACCTCGACGTACCGGAGCTGGCAGTGGCCTCGTTCTCGACGCGCGTCGACTCGATGAACGGCGTCCCCGTCATCGTCGAGCGCGCGATGTACTTTCCGTCGTGGGAGCAGGCGTTCCCTGGCCCGCTCGGTCATGAGAGCAGCGGTGTCACGGCCCTCTCGACGCGATGGATCTTCGGTGAGGGGGTCACGGGCGGCGTGGCGCCCAACCCGATCTTCGATACCTTCCTGCTGCTCGCCAACCCGGGTTGGACGCCGGCGCGCGTGAAGGTGACCTACGCCAAGGAAGGCGGCACGCGGTTCGAGCAGACGGTCGACGTCGACCCCGGCCTCGACATGCCGCCGAACTCGCGCAAGACGATCTGGGTGAACCTCGACATCCCCGGGTTCGCGAACGCGGCCTTCTCGATGGAGGTGCAGTCGGACGTGCCGATCCTGGCCGAACGCGCCGTCTACTGGGGCGACGGCACGCCGGCCACCTGGCGCGAGGCGCACAACTCGCCTGGTGCGACCTCCGAAGCGACCGCGTGGGCGTTTGCCGAGGGGCTCGACGGCGGGTTCGACATGTCGGGCATCCTCCACCAGTCGTACTTCCTCGTGGCCAACACGAACACGACGACGCCGCTCGAACTGAGGGTGACGTTCATGCGCGAGGACGGCACGGGGTTCGTCAAGCAGTACGCGGGTACGGACGCGGTGCCGCCGGGCAGCCGCTTCACGTTGGCCTCGTGGCAGTTCCCCGAGCTGAGCCACCAGCGGTTTGCGACCTTCGTCGAGTCGACCAACGGCACGGCGTTCGTGGCCGAGCGCGCAGTGTACTGGGGCATCGGCTTCGTCGGCGGGCACAACAGCCTCGGCACGCCGTGGACCAGTCCGGTGGCGACGCCGGGGGAGTTGCCCCTTCCCTCTGTGCTGTCCGTCATGCCCAATCGCGGCCCGGTCTCCGGGGGCACGCCGTTCACGATTTCGGGTCACAACCTCGCGTCCCCGGCCACGGTGACGATTGCCGGCCAGCCGGCGACGAACGTGCTCGTGTGGAACGCGACGACCATCACGGGCGTGACACCACCGGGCCCGGCGGGCCAGCAGCTCGTCGAGGTCACGAGCCGGGGTGTGACGAGGACGCTGCAGTACTTCACCTACCTGCTGCCCGCCTCGCCGATGGTGACACGAATCCTCTACGCGGTGAGCCCGTCGTACGGCGGCGAACCGGTCACGCTCGAAGGGCAGAACTTCACGTCGGACACGAGGGTGTTCTTCGGCGGGCGGGAAGCCGCGTCGGTCATCTTCGACCAGGTGGTCCAGCTGCGTGTCGTCACGCCGCCGCACCCCGCTGGCCCCTCGTTCGTGCAGGTGTCGAATGCCGTCGGCACGACGGCGACGCCGGCCGGCTCGTTCACGTTCCTGAAGCGCACGGCCACCGATGGCGTCCTCGCCTTTGGCGACGGCATCACGGCCGGGTACGCGCCTTTGCTCGAACCCGTGCTCGACCTGCGCTACCCCGAGCAGGCGGCGGCCATCGTCGTGACAAACGGGGGCCAAGCCGGGGAGCGGACCGCCCAGGGGCTCGTGCGACTCCAAGGCCTGCTGGCGTCGCCGAACGCGTGGGACCTCGTCGTCATCATGGAAGGCATGGGCGATGCCATTGACGACGTCGCGGCGAGCACGGTCCGCGCTCGCTTGGGAACGATGCTGGACGAGGTGAAGGGCTGGGGCAAGCTCGTGGTGTTGTGCACCTTGACGCCAGTGACGAGCGGTCACGGAAACCCGAATCCCGCGCTCGTGGCCACCTACAACGGCGAGATCCGAACGCTAGCGACCCAGACCGGCGTCGTGCTGGCCGACTTCGCCGCGCAGTTCGCGGGCACGCCGGGGTTCCTGTCGGCGGACGGCATGCACCCGACACCCGCGGGGTACCAGATGATGGCGGAGTACCTGGCTGGGCTCGTTGAAACGCACTTCGAAGCCGTGTGGCGGCCGGTACCGTGA
- a CDS encoding DUF1175 family protein encodes MTRTAVSAAVALALSVGSVPAPAQVRLADASDRAALRTWFVLLADAQFYRPTPDVVDCAGLVRHAVREALRPHSPEWLRQKALPRVAPDVRDRPAARDGALPLFRVPADAEGRERWSEFADARTLVELNARFLGREAAALRPGDLLYFHQHGRASPDHLMVFVGRSSFEPEGDDWIVYHTGPDADGPGTPGEMRKVRLADLVRHPAPHWRPTVENERFVGLFRLEMM; translated from the coding sequence GTGACCCGTACCGCCGTGTCCGCCGCCGTGGCCCTCGCGCTGAGCGTCGGCTCCGTGCCGGCACCCGCGCAGGTGCGGCTCGCCGACGCCTCCGACCGGGCGGCGCTGCGCACGTGGTTCGTGCTGCTCGCCGACGCCCAGTTCTACCGCCCCACGCCCGACGTCGTCGACTGCGCCGGCCTGGTCCGTCACGCGGTCCGCGAGGCGCTCCGGCCGCACTCCCCCGAATGGCTCCGCCAGAAGGCGTTGCCGCGCGTGGCCCCCGACGTGCGCGACCGTCCCGCCGCACGCGACGGCGCACTGCCGCTCTTCCGGGTGCCCGCCGACGCCGAGGGCCGCGAGCGCTGGAGTGAATTCGCCGACGCTCGCACTCTCGTCGAGCTGAACGCACGCTTCCTGGGACGCGAGGCCGCCGCGCTGCGTCCGGGCGACCTGCTCTACTTCCACCAGCACGGCCGCGCCTCGCCCGACCACCTGATGGTCTTCGTCGGCCGGTCGTCGTTCGAGCCCGAGGGTGACGACTGGATCGTGTACCACACGGGCCCGGACGCCGACGGCCCCGGGACGCCCGGAGAGATGCGGAAGGTCAGGCTCGCCGATCTCGTGCGCCACCCCGCGCCGCACTGGCGCCCGACCGTCGAGAACGAGCGGTTCGTCGGCCTCTTCCGCCTGGAGATGATGTGA